From Gimesia panareensis, the proteins below share one genomic window:
- a CDS encoding sialidase family protein: MKKWLCSGLVFSLLFLSPTLVRSAPPSQAAPALQTVTKTTVFEKGEAGYHGFRIPALLVTPKGTLLAFAEARKNNLGDSGDIDLVLKRSSDNGKTWSPLAVLWNDGENTCGNPCPVVDESTGRIWLPLTWNHGKDHEKQIKAKTGRDTRRVYMSYSDDDGQSWKPPYEVTETTKKPEWTWYATGPGNGIQLTRGPHKGRLVIPCDHNVTLDGKVVRRSHAIYSDDHGKTWQLSEPIGEKTNECAVVELADGRLQMNMRSYHGKNRRAIAYSDDGGATWSEVTLDPTLIEPVCQASLIRVSFPKYGTPGKILFSNPASKKREKMTVRLSKDDGQTWVAARLVTPGSAAYSSLALLKNGQAGLLYERDGYQKIEFVAFDLKQFVAGR, from the coding sequence ATGAAGAAATGGCTCTGTTCCGGTCTGGTGTTCTCGCTGCTGTTCCTCTCTCCTACGTTGGTGCGGTCCGCCCCGCCCAGTCAAGCGGCCCCTGCTCTGCAGACCGTGACGAAAACGACTGTGTTTGAAAAAGGAGAAGCCGGCTATCACGGGTTTCGCATCCCGGCCCTGCTGGTGACTCCCAAGGGGACGCTGCTGGCGTTTGCCGAGGCGCGGAAGAATAACCTGGGCGACAGCGGGGATATTGATCTGGTCCTCAAGCGGAGCAGCGACAACGGGAAGACCTGGTCTCCCCTCGCGGTGCTCTGGAATGATGGGGAGAACACGTGTGGGAATCCCTGTCCGGTGGTGGATGAGTCAACCGGGCGGATCTGGCTGCCGCTGACCTGGAATCATGGTAAGGACCATGAGAAGCAGATCAAGGCGAAGACCGGTCGGGATACGCGGCGGGTCTATATGAGTTATTCCGATGATGACGGCCAGTCCTGGAAGCCACCTTATGAAGTGACGGAGACGACCAAGAAGCCGGAGTGGACCTGGTATGCGACCGGGCCAGGCAACGGGATTCAGCTGACGCGCGGTCCGCACAAAGGACGGCTGGTGATTCCCTGCGATCATAATGTGACGCTGGACGGCAAGGTGGTGCGGCGGTCGCATGCGATTTATTCGGATGATCATGGCAAGACGTGGCAGTTGAGTGAGCCGATCGGCGAAAAGACGAATGAATGCGCGGTCGTGGAACTGGCCGACGGGCGGCTGCAGATGAATATGCGAAGCTATCACGGGAAGAACCGGCGGGCGATTGCCTATTCCGACGACGGCGGGGCGACCTGGTCCGAGGTGACGCTCGACCCGACGCTGATTGAGCCGGTCTGCCAGGCGAGTCTGATTCGCGTCTCTTTTCCCAAATATGGAACGCCGGGGAAGATTCTGTTCAGCAACCCCGCCAGTAAAAAACGGGAGAAGATGACGGTCCGGTTGAGCAAAGACGACGGGCAGACCTGGGTGGCGGCGCGACTGGTAACGCCGGGGTCGGCCGCGTATTCCTCTCTGGCTTTGTTGAAAAATGGTCAGGCCGGTCTGTTGTATGAGCGGGACGGTTATCAGAAAATCGAATTCGTGGCGTTTGATTTAAAACAGTTTGTTGCCGGACGTTAG
- a CDS encoding S41 family peptidase, protein MFSSTKTRLLKWLHSSQLWVLLLGCLLTVNTTVAYADPGALPIVIPVTQSQAIAKGEEFERTRQWIKAIEHYEDALKEWPDNDSIKYGLRRAKIHFGIDRRYQDVSFTRVILVQSRRDSFILYDEILAKIQSHFVDPLSTTSFVAHGTESLYLALANDQFVKTHLRGVPPEKIRKVRRLLRENYWNKGVNGFHGAHQLINEVCDLSYQNLGLRDSAVIAEYTFGGCNALDDYSSFLTPDRLGDLYDNIEGEFVGIGIEMKAEIGEGMLLINVLPESPAEAAGVLAGDHIVSIDGTDCRHMTTDAAANLLRGTSGSQVVLELESPETEKIRSARVTRKAVQVKSFPVVKMLDRENGIGYIKMAGFQKTSAAELDAALQKLHGEGMRSLIWDVRGNPGGLLSAAVEVLDRFIEEGKLVSTKGRVSDQNWSYTAHRPGTWKIPLVLLVDGNSASASEIVAGALTDHRRATVIGRKTYGKWSVQSIFPIRGSTGLRLTTAKFYSPHGNTYGKIGIKPGITVEKDELRTAMYGASQDQKLAADSDIKRGLQILQRQYAVTP, encoded by the coding sequence ATGTTTTCATCTACCAAGACGCGACTTCTTAAGTGGTTACACTCGAGTCAACTGTGGGTTTTACTACTGGGATGTCTGCTGACAGTCAATACGACTGTGGCTTACGCAGATCCCGGGGCCCTGCCTATCGTCATTCCGGTGACTCAGAGCCAGGCGATTGCCAAAGGCGAAGAGTTCGAACGGACGCGGCAGTGGATCAAGGCCATTGAGCATTACGAAGATGCACTTAAAGAATGGCCGGACAACGACAGCATTAAATACGGGCTGCGACGTGCCAAGATTCATTTCGGCATTGATCGCCGCTACCAGGACGTCAGCTTTACCAGGGTGATTCTGGTCCAGTCCCGTCGCGATTCATTTATTCTGTACGATGAAATTCTGGCGAAGATCCAGTCGCATTTCGTCGATCCGTTGAGCACGACCTCGTTTGTCGCTCATGGAACGGAAAGCCTCTACCTCGCTCTGGCCAACGATCAGTTTGTGAAGACACATCTGCGGGGAGTCCCCCCGGAGAAGATTCGCAAAGTGCGTCGGCTCCTGAGAGAGAACTACTGGAACAAAGGTGTAAACGGCTTCCATGGTGCCCATCAGCTGATCAACGAGGTCTGTGACCTGTCGTATCAGAATCTGGGACTGCGGGACTCGGCTGTGATTGCGGAATACACGTTCGGTGGCTGTAATGCCCTGGACGATTACAGCAGCTTTCTGACACCCGATCGCCTGGGCGATCTGTATGACAATATCGAAGGTGAGTTTGTCGGCATCGGTATCGAAATGAAAGCCGAGATCGGTGAAGGCATGCTGCTGATCAACGTGCTGCCAGAGAGCCCTGCGGAAGCTGCGGGTGTGCTGGCCGGCGATCATATCGTCAGCATCGATGGCACAGACTGTCGTCACATGACGACCGATGCAGCAGCGAATCTGTTGCGGGGAACGTCCGGCAGCCAGGTGGTTCTGGAACTGGAAAGTCCCGAGACTGAAAAGATCCGTTCAGCACGCGTGACCCGCAAGGCAGTTCAGGTGAAAAGTTTTCCGGTTGTGAAAATGCTCGATCGTGAAAACGGGATCGGTTATATCAAAATGGCCGGTTTCCAGAAGACCTCTGCTGCGGAGCTGGATGCGGCCCTGCAGAAACTGCACGGCGAAGGCATGCGGTCGCTGATCTGGGACGTGCGTGGCAATCCTGGTGGACTGCTCTCCGCGGCTGTGGAAGTGCTGGATCGATTCATTGAGGAAGGAAAACTGGTTTCGACCAAAGGTCGGGTTTCCGATCAGAACTGGAGCTACACGGCTCACCGCCCTGGTACCTGGAAAATTCCACTGGTATTATTAGTGGATGGGAACAGTGCGAGTGCCAGTGAGATTGTGGCCGGTGCCCTGACCGATCATCGACGGGCGACCGTGATTGGCCGCAAGACTTATGGTAAATGGTCGGTACAGAGTATCTTTCCGATTCGTGGATCCACGGGTTTGCGTCTGACGACGGCTAAATTCTATTCGCCTCATGGAAACACTTATGGTAAGATCGGGATCAAACCCGGAATCACGGTTGAAAAGGATGAACTGCGGACGGCCATGTATGGGGCGTCACAGGACCAGAAACTGGCAGCAGATTCTGATATCAAGCGTGGCTTACAAATCCTGCAAAGGCAATATGCTGTAACACCATGA
- the pepT gene encoding peptidase T: protein MDTLLDRFLRYVKVDTQSDETSPSFPSTKKQLVLSKMLCEECEQLGLEDVTINEYGIVMATVPGNVDGDVPAIGWVAHVDTSPEFSGTNVKPVVHENYDGSDLVLPGDPSRVLRVSEEPRLKQMVGKTVITTDGTTLLGADDKSGVAVMMSAAAQLMGDPSILHGPIRLCFTCDEEIGRGIEKLNLEAFGVCCAYTLDSDGSGRIDSETFSADQAVITVRGVNTHPSVGKGVMVNAIRILSDLISSLPTETLSPETTDGRDGFIHPYHIEGGVAEASARLILRDFETEKLAEYAGLLDSLAEPLRQKFPRAEIKIEVHKQYRNMRDGLVKEPRALEKAIEATRAAGLEPKLDIIRGGTDGSLLTEKGLPTPNLSSGQHNPHSPLEWTTVEEMQQAVDVLVQLAILWGEER, encoded by the coding sequence ATGGATACCTTACTCGATCGTTTTCTGCGTTATGTCAAAGTCGATACCCAGTCGGACGAGACCAGTCCCTCATTTCCGAGCACGAAGAAGCAGCTGGTGTTGAGCAAGATGCTGTGCGAAGAGTGTGAGCAGCTGGGGCTGGAAGATGTGACGATCAACGAGTACGGCATCGTGATGGCGACGGTTCCCGGCAACGTTGATGGAGATGTGCCCGCCATCGGCTGGGTGGCTCATGTAGATACGTCGCCCGAATTTTCGGGGACGAACGTGAAACCAGTCGTACATGAAAATTACGACGGGAGCGATCTGGTGCTGCCCGGCGATCCGTCGCGCGTGTTGCGGGTCAGTGAGGAACCCCGGCTGAAACAGATGGTGGGGAAAACCGTAATTACGACGGACGGGACCACGCTGCTGGGGGCCGATGATAAATCGGGCGTGGCCGTGATGATGTCGGCGGCAGCACAGCTGATGGGCGATCCATCGATTCTTCACGGCCCGATCCGGCTTTGCTTCACCTGTGACGAAGAGATCGGTCGTGGGATTGAGAAGCTGAATCTGGAGGCGTTCGGCGTCTGCTGTGCTTATACGCTCGACAGTGACGGGAGTGGACGGATCGATTCGGAAACGTTCTCAGCCGATCAGGCGGTGATTACCGTGCGGGGGGTGAATACGCATCCTTCGGTCGGTAAAGGCGTGATGGTGAATGCGATTCGGATTCTGAGCGATCTGATCTCATCCTTGCCGACCGAGACGTTGAGTCCGGAAACGACGGACGGGCGGGATGGATTTATTCACCCCTATCATATTGAAGGGGGCGTGGCGGAAGCGTCGGCCCGGCTGATCCTGCGGGATTTTGAAACGGAAAAACTGGCCGAGTATGCCGGGCTGCTGGATTCACTGGCCGAGCCGCTACGGCAGAAGTTTCCACGGGCGGAGATCAAGATTGAAGTGCATAAGCAGTACCGCAACATGCGGGACGGGCTGGTGAAAGAGCCACGGGCGCTCGAGAAAGCGATCGAAGCGACGCGTGCCGCGGGCCTGGAGCCGAAGCTGGATATCATTCGGGGTGGAACCGACGGCAGCCTGCTGACTGAGAAGGGACTGCCGACGCCCAATCTTTCCAGCGGACAGCATAACCCCCATTCCCCGCTGGAGTGGACGACCGTGGAAGAGATGCAGCAGGCCGTTGATGTGTTAGTGCAACTGGCGATTCTCTGGGGCGAGGAACGTTGA